The nucleotide sequence GCAAAATCAGTGCATTTTAATCACTGGATCTTGAAATTTAATAGCACAAAGCGGAAGAAAAAGTTCAGTATTTCATATCATGTTGCTATAGAGATTAATCATTCAAACATCACAAAGGGCCCGTTATCTAAAGGGATCAGGCTTTCTTTTGCCTATGGCTAGAAATATTACCTTATCCAGGTTTTGCATTTTGGCCTGCAAAGTTTTCTTAAACAGGTTTGAACAGGAGGAGAGGCGTAACTGGCTATTATTGTTTTTGAGCGGAAATGAGCCAGGGTGTGTCAAAGGTTTTTAAACACTTTGTAATCATTTGGCATTCATTCTCACCTTCCCACACCTATACACATTCTTGTCTGTTTAACAAGAAAATCGTGTTCACAAATTTGTATAGGGTCTTTGCAAGAGCATGCTTTACATGATGATGATTTACAAGATAGAAGGCCTGATGGCGATATGTACAATCCAACACAATAGAATAATTACTTCAGTACAATCGACTGTTTAAAAACTTTGTTAGATAATTATGCCCAAAAGTCTTAATTCTGGCAAGActtacagtgattggtctccAAAGTAATATCTATGTCCGTCTCTGGGGTGTCCCAGTCCAGCATCTCTTTCAGACGCTCGGCCACATCACCTGTGCTTTCATCTGGAAACATGTAGTCACACAGAGACAGACCAGAGCAGGGCGCAGGGACAAACACACGTCGAGGAAGAGCCTGCCGTCCACTGCATGGGCctgaagaaaaagaaataaagaaaatacattaatGTCCTGAATTATGCTATTTTTTCACTATTGGGCTTTActagtattatttaaaaaatatttgttactaTGTGCAATCATTCAGTTTAGACTTTCTAACTATTGCTATTTActagtattatttaaaaaatatttgttactaTGTGCAACCATTCAGTGTAGactttttaactatttaatacttttttcttttttttaaatgttattatgcGCAATTATTCAGTCTAGGCTTTTTAACCTTTACTACTTActagtattatttaaaaactatttttattatgtgaaaTCATTCAGTGTAGactttttaactatttattcactagtattatttaaaaactattttttactaTGTGAAATCCTTCAATATAAAAGATTTAACTATAACTATTTActagtattatttaaaaacgaCTTTTTACTATGAGCAATCATTCAGTGTAGactttttaactatttaatacttttatttaaaaaaaaatgtcattatgtGCAATTATTCAGTCTAGGCTTTTTAACGTTTACTACTtactaatattatttaaaaactatttttattatgtgaaaTCATTCAGTGTAGactttttaactatttatttactagtattatttaaaaactattttttactaTGTGAAATCCTTCAATATAAACTATTTAACTATTACTATTTActagtattatttaaaaacgaCTTTTTACTATGAGCAATCATTCAATGTAGAATCCAAAGACAGAACGTGAATGCCACCTAGCGGTCaatgttatttttgcaaaagaaaCATTGAAAGTATGTTTTTTACATCTCTTGACACTATTCAAACAAAAGGTGGCACTTTACCTTTTTGTCTTCCCTCGCTTATTAAAAGATCCTCCAGAAACATCTCCACTCTGCAGGAAACTGTATTTATGATGTCTCTCTTGATGGCCTACATGCgcaacaaaacatttagcaCCAAGCACTGACATCATATGAAATGACAGTAAATAAGGAGAGTGTTTGGTACAGAACAAATAATGTATGCCCACATGCTGGTAATGATGAATGTGTAAGTGTTACATTGAGCTATTTTCggtaaaatgtgtcaaaatagcTTAAGAAATACTGTAATAACAGCATAAAGCAGGAAGAGAGGATTTACTGACCTGTGCTGCATGTCTGGCTTTAGGTTTATTGTTGTGGATGTAGGCTCTGCAGTGCACCACCCCTTGAACTCTCGCCGAAACATTACACACTTGAATCTGTGCGCTGGATCTCTCATCCACCTCTGGCTGCTCCTGTGATGTcgatattataataattttacaatgtattaatatacattccatcaataatgtttaaaattcaCAGTACTCACCTCAGAGACAAGGATGCGTGCTGGGAGTGTTTGACGCTGGGTAATCTTTGGATTCTTTTTCTGAAAAAGAAGAGATGTCCGTTTCAGTTCAAATccagaattaaaatgaatttaacaacgtaaaactaaattaaacctTTACCTGTCCTGAAATAAATTCAGAGTCATCGAATGCCCGTTTACCATTTATGAGACAGTGACCAGCCTCAATCTGCTTAGCCCATTTCCTAAGACCATCCTGAAAAaaacccaaaaataataatgaattaatgataCCATTTTGTACATTATGGCCTTTGGGTACCTGTCTTAGTTCTCACCTGTATGCACTTTTCGGTGCTATTAGAGGCAGATTCAGTCACAGGGATGTGCACATCGAGCTCAACAGAGCAGGTTAACATGGGCCAGGATGACAAGACGCTTGTCTGATACTTCCAGTCGGCTGGTTTGGCTGAACTCTGCATGAGAAAACATTGTCAATAATACAGAGCAAATGATCAACGGCCTATTATTTAATATGTCTAATAACTTAGTTATTAGCCAAAAAAGTCTCTCCCACCTTTGGATCTTTCACATCAAATGTTCTGCAGACAGCTCTGTACATTTAGGTCAAGAATCTTTCAATTGTAATCTCAAATTTTACAATAGCAGAGAGATCTTACAAGCACAATGTTTAGTGAATGAATGATAGTGTGCAGGATACTTCTTTGTGTTGGAGCAAATGTGCAGTGTGACTCGATCTGTCACGTCCTCCTCTGTGAGCTCCCATAGTCTTCCTTTAGTTATATATTTATCCACAGCAAATATAAGctatgtattataaaaaaatatcattatgatgatattttacaaagtgttTAATCTTCAAAATCTGTTATTGTTATACATGATAGTCATCCATAAAAGACGTACCCTTTTAAGAGTGTTCTGGGCATCTTTAGAGAGTTCAGGTGGGGTTACCAAAAACAGGCCAAGGATGCTGAGACCTCCCGGTAACATGCGGGATACCTACAACgtttccattaaa is from Triplophysa dalaica isolate WHDGS20190420 chromosome 3, ASM1584641v1, whole genome shotgun sequence and encodes:
- the odr4 gene encoding protein odr-4 homolog, coding for MGRSYIVEEAVEKYLCELQTPPGSCVTGLLVGQSSPQRDFVVLAVQTPHRESEGPAKASTRGSPLDDIDVEWVTEHARQVSRMLPGGLSILGLFLVTPPELSKDAQNTLKRLIFAVDKYITKGRLWELTEEDVTDRVTLHICSNTKKAVCRTFDVKDPKSSAKPADWKYQTSVLSSWPMLTCSVELDVHIPVTESASNSTEKCIQDGLRKWAKQIEAGHCLINGKRAFDDSEFISGQKKNPKITQRQTLPARILVSEEQPEVDERSSAQIQVCNVSARVQGVVHCRAYIHNNKPKARHAAQAIKRDIINTVSCRVEMFLEDLLISEGRQKGPCSGRQALPRRVFVPAPCSGLSLCDYMFPDESTGDVAERLKEMLDWDTPETDIDITLETNHLFCSEGIDSHGDSSKHFTSEVGTPKIQKAPQYYAGVAVAAAVALLATATSLLYFNE